A stretch of Chelmon rostratus isolate fCheRos1 chromosome 18, fCheRos1.pri, whole genome shotgun sequence DNA encodes these proteins:
- the armt1 gene encoding damage-control phosphatase ARMT1 isoform X1 yields MAADQIVHGVPPPLSAKVVGSFAYLTVRDRLPTILTKVIDTIHRNKNKFFEVYGEEGIVAEKQTISLLSKMRNELQTDKPIVALTDGLQDTESWNQYLQRHQSVQGDQESVSWFKSPWLYVECYMYRRIQEALWLNPPISDYDVFNEGKTQSFFESQQAVMTLCTYLEDVNKNMEELAKNQLFEHFNKLLQVSLWGNKCDLSISAGQDNSQKISPIDSLNSLQPFILVDDSNMVWSTLISTQRPGQPGKATAGRVDIILDNAGFELVTDLVFADFLVSSGLVHEVHFHGKSFPWFVSDVTAHDFQWTIQQTMAANHKWMSKCGVQWQSYLKEGVWSYHDHPFWTQPHEFCDMAADAPDLYAALQGTDLLLFKGDLNYRKLTGDRDWDHTVGFDTALRGFGPAPLCSLRTLKANIQVGLQPGQAEKLSSKDPDWMTSGKYAVIQFYCPKSEQ; encoded by the exons ATGGCGGCGGATCAGATTGTGCACGGGGTTCCTCCTCCACTGTCTGCCAAAGTGGTCGG GTCATTTGCTTATTTGACTGTGAGAGACAGATTGCCGACCATCCTGACCAAAGTTATAGATACAATACATCgcaacaaaaacaagttttttgAAGTATATGGCGAG GAGGGTATCGTAGCAGAGAAGCAAACAATATCTCTGCTGTCTAAGATGAGGAATGAACTGCAAACTGACAAGCCAATAGTAGCACTGACAGACGGCCTGCAAGACACAGAGTCCTGGAATCAGTACCTGCAGAGACATCAGAGTGTGCAAGGGGACCAGGAGTCTGTCAGCTGGTTCAAGTCTCCATGGCTTTATGTGGAGTGCTACATGTACCGCAGGATACAGGAGGCCCTCTGGCTCAA CCCCCCTATCAGTGACTATGATGTCTTTAATGAGGGCAAGACTCAGAGCTTTTTTGAGTCTCAGCAGGCTGTGATGACCTTATGTACATACTTGGAGGATGTCAACAAGAACATGGAGGAACTCGCTAAGAATCAGCTGTTTGAGCATTTTAACAAACTGCTACAG GTTTCTTTGTGGGGAAACAAGTGTGATCTGTCTATCTCTGCTGGCCAAGACAACTCACAGAAGATCAGTCCAATAGATTCCCTCAACAGCCTACAGCCCTTCATCTTGGTGGATGACTCCAACATGGTATGGTCAACTCTTATTTCCACCCAGAGGCCAGGACAACCAGGGAAAGCCACTGCAGGCAGAGTGGACATTATTCTAGACAATGCTGGTTTTGAATTAGTCACTGACTTGGTCTTTGCAGATTTCCTGGTTTCCTCTGGCCTTGTCCATGAGGTCCATTTTCATGGCAAATCCTTCCCGTGGTTTGTCTCTGATGTCACAGCTCATGATTTTCAGTGGACCATTCAGCAGACCATGGCGGCCAATCACAAGTGGATGTCCAAGTGTGGTGTCCAATGGCAGAGCTACCTGAAAGAGGGTGTGTGGTCCTATCATGACCATCCTTTCTGGACACAGCCCCATGAGTTCTGTGACATGGCAGCTGATGCTCCTGACCTGTATGCGGCCCTGCAGGGTACAGATCTGTTGCTGTTTAAAGGTGATCTTAACTACAGAAAGCTGACTGGGGACAGGGACTGGGATCACACTGTGGGCTTTGATACTGCACTACGAGGTTTTGGGCCTGCGCCACTGTGTAGCCTTAGGACTCTTAAGGCCAACATTCAGGTTGGTCTCCAGCCAGGCCAAGCTGAGAAGCTGTCCTCCAAAGATCCAGACTGGATGACCAGCGGCAAGTATGCTGTCATTCAGTTCTACTGCCCAAAGTCAGAACAGTAA
- the armt1 gene encoding damage-control phosphatase ARMT1 isoform X2 gives MRNELQTDKPIVALTDGLQDTESWNQYLQRHQSVQGDQESVSWFKSPWLYVECYMYRRIQEALWLNPPISDYDVFNEGKTQSFFESQQAVMTLCTYLEDVNKNMEELAKNQLFEHFNKLLQVSLWGNKCDLSISAGQDNSQKISPIDSLNSLQPFILVDDSNMVWSTLISTQRPGQPGKATAGRVDIILDNAGFELVTDLVFADFLVSSGLVHEVHFHGKSFPWFVSDVTAHDFQWTIQQTMAANHKWMSKCGVQWQSYLKEGVWSYHDHPFWTQPHEFCDMAADAPDLYAALQGTDLLLFKGDLNYRKLTGDRDWDHTVGFDTALRGFGPAPLCSLRTLKANIQVGLQPGQAEKLSSKDPDWMTSGKYAVIQFYCPKSEQ, from the exons ATGAGGAATGAACTGCAAACTGACAAGCCAATAGTAGCACTGACAGACGGCCTGCAAGACACAGAGTCCTGGAATCAGTACCTGCAGAGACATCAGAGTGTGCAAGGGGACCAGGAGTCTGTCAGCTGGTTCAAGTCTCCATGGCTTTATGTGGAGTGCTACATGTACCGCAGGATACAGGAGGCCCTCTGGCTCAA CCCCCCTATCAGTGACTATGATGTCTTTAATGAGGGCAAGACTCAGAGCTTTTTTGAGTCTCAGCAGGCTGTGATGACCTTATGTACATACTTGGAGGATGTCAACAAGAACATGGAGGAACTCGCTAAGAATCAGCTGTTTGAGCATTTTAACAAACTGCTACAG GTTTCTTTGTGGGGAAACAAGTGTGATCTGTCTATCTCTGCTGGCCAAGACAACTCACAGAAGATCAGTCCAATAGATTCCCTCAACAGCCTACAGCCCTTCATCTTGGTGGATGACTCCAACATGGTATGGTCAACTCTTATTTCCACCCAGAGGCCAGGACAACCAGGGAAAGCCACTGCAGGCAGAGTGGACATTATTCTAGACAATGCTGGTTTTGAATTAGTCACTGACTTGGTCTTTGCAGATTTCCTGGTTTCCTCTGGCCTTGTCCATGAGGTCCATTTTCATGGCAAATCCTTCCCGTGGTTTGTCTCTGATGTCACAGCTCATGATTTTCAGTGGACCATTCAGCAGACCATGGCGGCCAATCACAAGTGGATGTCCAAGTGTGGTGTCCAATGGCAGAGCTACCTGAAAGAGGGTGTGTGGTCCTATCATGACCATCCTTTCTGGACACAGCCCCATGAGTTCTGTGACATGGCAGCTGATGCTCCTGACCTGTATGCGGCCCTGCAGGGTACAGATCTGTTGCTGTTTAAAGGTGATCTTAACTACAGAAAGCTGACTGGGGACAGGGACTGGGATCACACTGTGGGCTTTGATACTGCACTACGAGGTTTTGGGCCTGCGCCACTGTGTAGCCTTAGGACTCTTAAGGCCAACATTCAGGTTGGTCTCCAGCCAGGCCAAGCTGAGAAGCTGTCCTCCAAAGATCCAGACTGGATGACCAGCGGCAAGTATGCTGTCATTCAGTTCTACTGCCCAAAGTCAGAACAGTAA